The Alteribacter populi genomic sequence GCAAGTGGGGATCTGGCTCCATTAGCTCATCTAGCATTAGCGCTTCTTGGAGAAGGAGATGTAGTATATGAAGGAGACAAAATAGCTGCTCAAGATGCGTTAGCACGTGCCGGATTGATCCCTCTTACGCTTCATGCAAAGGAAGGGCTCGCACTTATCAATGGAACACAAGCGATGACATCAGTTGGTGCTCTTGCTTATTTAGAAGCAGAAAGATTAGCTAATCAAGCCAACCTTATCTCGGCGATGACTTTGGAAGGACTTCGGGGGATTATCGATGCATTTGATGAAGATATTCACAAAGCAAGAGGCCATGAAGAACAAATCACGGTTGCAAAAAAAATTGTAGAGCATTTAGCTGACAGTAAATTGGTGACAAAGCAAGGAGAGTTGCGTGTACAAGATGCCTATTCACTTAGGTGTATACCTCAAGTCCATGGTGCAAGTTTTGAAGCGTTAGCGTATGTTAAAAAACAGCTTGAAATCGAAATGAATGCGGCTACTGATAATCCACTTCTTTTTGAAGATGGTGGAAAGGTACTTAGCGGTGGTAATTTCCATGGTCAGCCGATTGCATTAGCGATGGACTTTATGAGTATTGCACTTGCAGAGGTGGCTAATATTTCAGAGCGAAGAATTGAAAGGCTGGTAAATCCTCAGTTAAATGACTTACCTGCATTCCTAAGTCCTCGACCTGGGCTTGAGTCAGGAGCAATGATTATGCAATACGTAGCTGCTTCTCTTGTATCAGAAAATAAAACGCTGGCTCACCCATCAAGTGTTGACTCGATTCCGTCATCTGCTAACCAGGAAGACCACGTAAGTATGGGAACGACCGGTGCTCGCCATGCAGATCAAATTGTCAAGAATGCCCGAAAAGTGGTTGCCATCGAAGCGGTCTGTGCGATGCAAGCCGTTGAATACCGAGGGGTTGAAAAAATGGCGACAGTAACGAGAGAGTTTTACGACTTAGCAAGGAAAGTGGTTCCATCCATTACAGAAGATCGTGTGTTTTCAAAAGATATGGAAGCGATGGACGAGTGGCTCCAGAAATATGAATAGATCATGAAAAGCTCGGTTTGAACCGAGCTTTTCATTTTTTATAAGATGACAGCTACCTTCACGCCTTTCGCAAATGAGGAGGCTAAATCGTTGCCTGCGGAAAGCGAAGCCATGGAAGCGGGATCCTTTGTATGTGAGTTCTAGAGTTATTCAGCAATCCCAAGGTAAATGATGGATTTAATTCTGCACTCTGCTACAATAGTGAACCAATAAAGAAAACTTTCTTCGAATGATTTATAAAAAAATGGAGGTCTTTTACGATGCAACTGCTAGACAGTAAAAAAATTCATGATTTGATTTCAATGAATGACGTGATAAAAGCCATTGAGGATTTTTATTTAAAGGGTGATCAATCCAGTGTGAATGTGCCAGAGCGTATGCACGAAGAAGACGGAGAGAACACGATTTTACTAATGCCTTCATTTTTTGAAGAGTACTACGGTACGAAGCTAGTGGGGGTGGCGCCAAATAATCCATCAATAGGGAAATCTACGATTAATGCTCTTATGATTTTAAATGATCGCAGAACGATGGAACCGTTAGTGATGATGGATGCTCAGGAAATTACAGCTCTTCGTACAGGTGCTCTCGGCGGAATCAGCATGAAGTATTTAGCAGATGAAGAAGCGTCAACTGTTGGGATTATTGGCACAGGCGTACAAGGATTCAGTCACTTACAAGCGGCATGTGCCGTCCGTCCAATAAAACGAGTCTTTCTTTACAGCCGGAACGTAGACAATGTGAATCGCTATATTGAAAAAGTAAATCGAGTATTTCCGAAGCTGGAAGTAGAATACGTAGAGGCGGCGGAAGTTATGAAAAAATCAGACATTATTGTAACAGCAACGAGCTCGAAAACATCTGTTTTACCTAAAGTACCTAAGGAAGAATTAAATGGAAAACATATTGTCGGCTGCGGTTCATTTCGACCGTTCATGCAGGAAATTCCAGACTATATCTTTGAACGAGTCGACGAGGTGTATGTCGATACACGAACAGCTTTAAAGGAATCAGGTGATCTGATCCGGGCTCAGGAATTGGGGATTAAAAAGAAGAATACCATCACATTAGAAGATTTAATTTTAAACCAGAGTCAATTTCAAGCAAAAAAAAATACGTTTACTGTTTTTAAATCAGTAGGGATGGCGATCTATGACCTTGTAACTGCAATTTTGATTTATCAAAAGCTGAAAGAAGAGGCGTGAACAAAAAAGAAAGGTGAGCAGCGCTTGATAGCACTATTAATAGGAATAAAAAGCGTTTAAACGTAAAACGGTTCGATCTAGTTTTAGACACCGGTTCTAGGATGCGCAAAATTGGCTGTAAAAGCAAATATAAATAAACGAGCCTAGCTAAGTGGTTTCTTTAAGCTAGGTTGGTTTAAGTGTCTCCAACTGAGTAAAAAGAAACTTAGGTTAGTAGGACCGTGTTGTCACCTACCGGAGATTAATAAAAACAATCCATTTTGCAAGAGCGTTATTTCGAGGTTAATCTTAGTTAGCAAGGACATAGTAAATGTAAATATACACTATGAAAAGAGGTGACTTCCATGTGGGAGTTACTTGTACTCATGCTCGAACGCCTTGGTATCATCGTCATGGTTGCTTTTATTATGACGAGAATCAGTTATTTTCGAGAGCTTCTTGATCGCTATGATGTGACGTTTGCTGAACGTTTAAAAATTACGCTAATATTCGGCTTATTTGGTATTATCGGTACATATATAGGATTAGAAGTAAACCCGAATGAGCCTACTTATTCGGTATGGACGTGGAAAGTTGGGGAAGATGAGGCGCTTGCCAATTCGAGAGTAATCGGTGTTGTGGTGGCTGGATTACTTGGTGGTTGGAGAGTAGGTACTGGTGCAGGGATAATTGCTGGCATTCACCGGTATTCTCTCGGTGGATATACAGCGTTTGCTTGTGGAATTTCTGCAGTGATTGCCGGAATGCTAGCAGGGCTTATTCATCGTCTCGTCAAAAAGAATCGGATCATAACACTACCTGGTACATTTATTATTGGAGCATTATGTGAAGCAATTCAAATGGGCGTTATCCTTCTTGTTGCTGATCCCTTCGAGCGTGCGCTGGCGCTCGTTCAAATGATCGGTTTTCCGATGATTTTAGCCAATGGTATAGGTGCGATGATCTTTATTCTCATAATTCGAAATGTGATTCGAGAGGAAGAACGTATTGGTGCAGCTCAATCAGAAAAAGCTTTGCGTATTGCTGATCGTACCCTCGGTCATTTACGAAAAGGTCTTACCCCTGAATCAGCAAAAGCGACGTGCGCGATTTTAGTAAAAGAAGTGGGGGCCGTAGCGGTCTCTATTACAGATAGAACAAGGATTTTAGCTTTTGAGGGACAGGGAAAAGATCATCATCCTGTTGGAAGTGAGGTTCAAACACCTGCAACGAAGCGGGTGTTAGAAATGGGAGAATTGGTTGATGCCACGGAAAAAGATATCGCTTGTGAGGAATCCGGTTGTCAAATTCGTGCAGGCATAATCGTACCGTTAAAGCAAGAAGGTGCGACAGTTGGGACGTTAAAATTTTACGTGAGATCGGAAAAAGAACTTACACCTATAAAACGTGAGCTTGTTAAAGGAGTCTCTCGCTTTTTAAGTAACCAACTAGAGCTAGCAAGGGTTGATGAACTACGAGAGTTAGCCAATCAGGCGGAGGTTCGTGCACTGCAGGCACAAGTTAGTCCTCATTTCTTGTTCAACGCATTAAATGTTATTGTTTCGCTGATTCGTATTAACCCAGGGTATGCTCGAAAACTTCTTTTACAGCTGTCTTATTATTTGCGGCAAAACTTAACGAGTACGAAAAGAGGTACGTCGACATTACGTGAGGAAATCGATCATGTGAAGGCTTATTTATCGATTCAGGAAGCCCGCTTTCAAGACCGTTTACAGGTCGAATATCAAATTGATGAACGAGCTCTGTCATATAATGTTCCATCAATGACACTACAGCCTCTCGTAGAAAACTCAATTAAACACGGCTTTGAAGGAAAAAAACGTAACGCTGCTTTTTATCTTTATGTGCACATCGAGAGCATAGAAAATGACAAAGTCCGAGTTACAGTAAAAGACAACGGTGTTGGCATGGATCCCGATAGGCTTGAAAGCTTGAAAAAGAATCCTCTTGATTCCAAAGATGGGACAGGTCTTGGTGTGTTTAATGTGTCAAAACGTTTAAAGCTCATGTTAGGAGAAGAAAGTGAATTGCATATTGAAAGTGAAAAATCAAAGGGAACAACGGTTTATTTTTACATGACTAATGGAGGAACTGATCGAGATGAAAACGATAAGAACGTTAATTGTTGATGATGAGCCATTAAGTCGGGAAGAGCTACGGCATCTTTTATCCGAATACGAGGACTTTGATATTGTCGGTCAAGCTAGTTCTGGAGAGGAAGGACTTGAACAAGCGTTGAGGCTACATCCGGATGTGTTGTTTTTAGATATTGAAATGGCAGAAATGAATGGTGTGGAGCTCGCCAATGCCCTCCAACAGTTAAAGAAGGTTCCGCATATTGTTTTTGCCACAGCATATCCAGACTACGCGGTAAAAGCCTTTCGTCTTGAAGCGGTGGATTACTTATTAAAACCTTTTGATGAAGTCCAACTTGTAGAGACAATCAAAAGAATTCGTAAAATCGAATCGGGGAATGGTGGAGAAAACCAGCCCGCGCAAAAAGCCAATCACCTTGGGAAGCTTGCCGTCGAGAATGAGGAAACAATTATCTATTTGAGCCCTCAAAACATTGACTATTGTTTTCGTGAGGGAAAAGAGACTAAAATCTGTGTTGGAGAGCATTGTTATTCCAGTAAACAGACGTTAAAAGAGCTCGAAGAAAAGCTCGCTGATTACTCTTTTTTTCGCACGCACAAAGGTTTTTTAGTTAATTTGAAACGAGTTTCTGCATTAGTTCCTTGGTTAAATGGAGCTTATCAACTGAAAATTCAGGGAGGGAGGGTGGAGATTCCCGTAAGTCGTAATTATGTCAAAGAATTGCGTCACCGGTTAGAGTTGTAAGCGTTGTATTTTAACCTCGTTTTTTAGCACGTGAGGGTGAATTTTCGACATGTTATGACGGAATTCATTCTCCGTCCCTTTATCACGCTATAATGAAAGCGTATTCAAAGAGGCGAGGTGAAGCTTGATGGTGACATTTATTGTATCGATCATTTTATTAGTCATTGGTTATTTCACATATGGGAAGTTTGTTGAACGAGTATTTGGTGTAAAAGAAGCACGACCCACCCCTGCTTATGCAAATCAGGACGGCATTGATTATGTACCGATGGGAACGAAGCGAAATTCATTGATTCAATTATTAAATATAGCTGGTGTCGGTCCGATTTTTGGCCCGATTTTAGGTGCTCTATATGGACCGGTTGCATTTTTGTGGATCGTATTAGGAGCTATTTTTGCCGGAGCAGTTCATGATTATTTAACCGGGATGATCTCCATTCGTAACCGGGGCGCTCACTTACCTGAGCTTGCAGGAAAATTTCTCGGAAACGTTATGAAACACGTTGTTAATGGCTTCTCAGTCCTGTTGTTACTGTTAGTGGGAACTGTTTTTGTGACAGCCCCTGCTGCATTAATCGATAATTTGACGCCAGGGTGGCTGACGATCGGTATGATCATTGGTCTTATTTTCGTTTATTATATTGTTGCTACAATGCTACCGATTGATAAAATCATCGGTCGTGTCTATCCGATCTTCGGTGCATTACTCGTGATTAGTGCCCTTGGAATTGGGGGAGGTCTTGTTATTACGGGAGCACCGATTCCAGAACTGTCATTTACGAATATGCACCCTGAAGGACTCGCGATTTTTCCATTGTTATTCTTAACCATTTCCTGCGGGGCGTTAAGTGGATTCCACGCCACTCAATCACCGATCATTTCCAGAACGACTCAAAATGAAAAACAAGGACGTAAGATTTTTTACGGCATGATGATTACAGAAGCTGTCATTGCGATGATTTGGGCAGCGGCAGCTATGAGTCTTTTCCATGGAACGGACCTAAACGCCATCCTTAATGGAGGTGGACCGGCTGCAGTCGTAAGTGAAGTATCTATGGTCATGCTCGGTGCAATTGGTGGTACGCTGGCTGTAATCGGGGTTATTATTCTCCCAATCACATCTGGAGATACAGCATTTCGTAGTGCACGTATGATTATTGCCGATTACTTTAAAATTGGTCAAATCAAACGTCGCAACCGATTATTTATTGCTTTTCCATTGTTCGGACTTTCGGTAGCATTAACGCAAATTGACTTTACATTACTATGGCGTTACTTTTCATGGGCGAATCAATCCACAGCGATGATTGCACTTTGGGTCGGAGCTATGTATCTAGCGTTACAAGGTAAAAATCATTGGATTTCCAGTATACCGGCGACCTTTATGACG encodes the following:
- the hutH gene encoding histidine ammonia-lyase is translated as MMILTGENLTLEDFDRVVNRNEKVKASEEAVERVAKGRKAVDTIVDNGKTIYGINTGFGKFSDVSIEKEDVLLLQKNLIHSHACGVGDPFSDKVSRGMLLLRVNTMLKGYSGVRIEVVDQIIGFINASIHPVIPQQGSLGASGDLAPLAHLALALLGEGDVVYEGDKIAAQDALARAGLIPLTLHAKEGLALINGTQAMTSVGALAYLEAERLANQANLISAMTLEGLRGIIDAFDEDIHKARGHEEQITVAKKIVEHLADSKLVTKQGELRVQDAYSLRCIPQVHGASFEALAYVKKQLEIEMNAATDNPLLFEDGGKVLSGGNFHGQPIALAMDFMSIALAEVANISERRIERLVNPQLNDLPAFLSPRPGLESGAMIMQYVAASLVSENKTLAHPSSVDSIPSSANQEDHVSMGTTGARHADQIVKNARKVVAIEAVCAMQAVEYRGVEKMATVTREFYDLARKVVPSITEDRVFSKDMEAMDEWLQKYE
- a CDS encoding ornithine cyclodeaminase family protein → MQLLDSKKIHDLISMNDVIKAIEDFYLKGDQSSVNVPERMHEEDGENTILLMPSFFEEYYGTKLVGVAPNNPSIGKSTINALMILNDRRTMEPLVMMDAQEITALRTGALGGISMKYLADEEASTVGIIGTGVQGFSHLQAACAVRPIKRVFLYSRNVDNVNRYIEKVNRVFPKLEVEYVEAAEVMKKSDIIVTATSSKTSVLPKVPKEELNGKHIVGCGSFRPFMQEIPDYIFERVDEVYVDTRTALKESGDLIRAQELGIKKKNTITLEDLILNQSQFQAKKNTFTVFKSVGMAIYDLVTAILIYQKLKEEA
- a CDS encoding sensor histidine kinase codes for the protein MWELLVLMLERLGIIVMVAFIMTRISYFRELLDRYDVTFAERLKITLIFGLFGIIGTYIGLEVNPNEPTYSVWTWKVGEDEALANSRVIGVVVAGLLGGWRVGTGAGIIAGIHRYSLGGYTAFACGISAVIAGMLAGLIHRLVKKNRIITLPGTFIIGALCEAIQMGVILLVADPFERALALVQMIGFPMILANGIGAMIFILIIRNVIREEERIGAAQSEKALRIADRTLGHLRKGLTPESAKATCAILVKEVGAVAVSITDRTRILAFEGQGKDHHPVGSEVQTPATKRVLEMGELVDATEKDIACEESGCQIRAGIIVPLKQEGATVGTLKFYVRSEKELTPIKRELVKGVSRFLSNQLELARVDELRELANQAEVRALQAQVSPHFLFNALNVIVSLIRINPGYARKLLLQLSYYLRQNLTSTKRGTSTLREEIDHVKAYLSIQEARFQDRLQVEYQIDERALSYNVPSMTLQPLVENSIKHGFEGKKRNAAFYLYVHIESIENDKVRVTVKDNGVGMDPDRLESLKKNPLDSKDGTGLGVFNVSKRLKLMLGEESELHIESEKSKGTTVYFYMTNGGTDRDENDKNVNC
- a CDS encoding LytR/AlgR family response regulator transcription factor; its protein translation is MKTIRTLIVDDEPLSREELRHLLSEYEDFDIVGQASSGEEGLEQALRLHPDVLFLDIEMAEMNGVELANALQQLKKVPHIVFATAYPDYAVKAFRLEAVDYLLKPFDEVQLVETIKRIRKIESGNGGENQPAQKANHLGKLAVENEETIIYLSPQNIDYCFREGKETKICVGEHCYSSKQTLKELEEKLADYSFFRTHKGFLVNLKRVSALVPWLNGAYQLKIQGGRVEIPVSRNYVKELRHRLEL
- a CDS encoding carbon starvation CstA family protein, giving the protein MVTFIVSIILLVIGYFTYGKFVERVFGVKEARPTPAYANQDGIDYVPMGTKRNSLIQLLNIAGVGPIFGPILGALYGPVAFLWIVLGAIFAGAVHDYLTGMISIRNRGAHLPELAGKFLGNVMKHVVNGFSVLLLLLVGTVFVTAPAALIDNLTPGWLTIGMIIGLIFVYYIVATMLPIDKIIGRVYPIFGALLVISALGIGGGLVITGAPIPELSFTNMHPEGLAIFPLLFLTISCGALSGFHATQSPIISRTTQNEKQGRKIFYGMMITEAVIAMIWAAAAMSLFHGTDLNAILNGGGPAAVVSEVSMVMLGAIGGTLAVIGVIILPITSGDTAFRSARMIIADYFKIGQIKRRNRLFIAFPLFGLSVALTQIDFTLLWRYFSWANQSTAMIALWVGAMYLALQGKNHWISSIPATFMTMVTTTYILNADIGLGLSMDVSLIGAAFVTIIAIILFSVKLRKELRADQPFKVDEVERKIA